Within the Phaseolus vulgaris cultivar G19833 chromosome 9, P. vulgaris v2.0, whole genome shotgun sequence genome, the region tgaagagtaggagagtgagagagttcggccaactctctttgtatgtgaaaggtttgaagattagaGACCTAAATCTTAAGAGATTTTAGGCAAAGGAGTAAGAATGGcacattttggcagcatttcattactcaaattaatcttaAGAATATATGAGAGAGACTCCTCCTTATATAGGCTTGGAGGACCGGAAATGAAGAGTCAATGACAATggaatgctagccaaatgaaatgcaaatgtgACGCCTAAGGAGTCACATGGCAAGCGTAAACCAAAGTGATGATTCAAGCGCCCAAAGGTGACCGGCCTAAGTTAGATAGAAGGTTCTAGTGACCTTAATCTaacttaggttggtttttaAGAACCAAAATTCATCCTAATTACATTTTACTAAAGAAAATTCATATACtattttgacaagaatttaaagactaTGCTACGCTTGATTTTGGACCTCTTGGAACATGTAGGTAAGTTTCTCTGTCATCAGTGGCAGTGTCCCAATCCTCATCAAGCCTCTTGGTCATTGCTCTTGTAGTTGATCCCATATGTCTTTGTGTTTGGccttcctttgaagtggtgcttggccctcttccatcaataCCCAATGTTAAAATGGTTTATCTCCGTCCAGATTTCGAAAGCATtactcaataatttttttttcttgtaaggGTTGTGGGAACTGTCACATACATGCCTTGTGGCAAAATCTTctgaagtgatacatcttcaccGAAGTTTATCAAAAGACAACTACAATTGtatataattgcgtacaatatcgTACCCAATGTTAAAATGGTTGATCTTTGTACAAATTTCGAAAGCAATATATCTTGGTTGTGGGAACTTCCGCATACATGCCTTGTGGCATCTGAAGTCATACATCTTCATCTGAGTTTATCAAAATACAACTgcaattgcatataattgcgtacaatatcgtacaataattgcgtataatttgatttgatatttattatttccttaataagaCACTTTTGATGTATTTGTtatgttgtttcaaaatttatgcaattaaatatttattattgaatataataaaaagtattattttaacatcaaattattgataataacatgttttttttaatttttatttttagtacaaaaaatatttaataaatatttggatgCATACAAATGTGAGTATGAATATTTACATTATTGTATTAGAATAAAGACACAAATATATACGAGTTCTAACATATTTCTTGTAACCCTCTATATGCATTACCATTTGTTTCTATTTGAGATtggttaaaattattatttctaattattaaattttctcTTTCGATGTGCAGCTTCAGCTTAATTAATAAGGATATTAGTGAAAAAGGAAAATTAAGAATTGTATGGTATAAAGGAGCACTAAGATTACTAGTCTTGGTCATACTGGTCTCTTGTGGTTGGACCAGCACGATCTTGCATCTTGTGAGAACCCTTGCCATCACCTTTGCCTGTTGCATGGCAAAAAACTATGAATAAGACACAGCTTACTAATTTTCCATTACTCAAGAGTTACATAAACAACAACATGAACAAACTTGCATAAAATTATGATAGTATTATCTTTTTGAGTTTACTTGCGCTCCATGTTTTAAGTTCCTTGTTCCTATTAGGGGTGGGCATGGATTGGATTTTCCAAAATCCAATCTAGatccaaataaatggattgatttggaattttttttaaatccatttaaagtgaattaaatttacattaaatccactttgttaattatattgaatccactttgtcaattacattaaattcatttttatatgGACATAAACTAACTTGGCTCTAATTGGGCCTAAGCCAACTCAACCTAAACATGCTGCACAATATAATTAATAGTTTATATGTAGTGATaaagataattataaaaattaatatatcaagAAATTATGGAATGTAACCTAACCTTGAATTTTGTGATTGTCATGATTCTGGTGTCTGTAGTGTCGTTATTTATTGAACACAGGATTCAATGTATTCTGGTGTTATCCTCCCGAAAAGCAAATCTCTTTCTGACGAGCAAATAGAATATAACTCTTACCCAGTGTCATTACTGGCGAAATACTTCCTTGAACTCTTATCTTATACAAGAAGTATATTAGTTCAtaattgactttttttttaaaattttggaaaCAAAATTTCTTGCCATGACTGACTCTCAATTGTGCTAACATACTAAtggttttttcttctttttgaacTAAGAGGAAATCCTCCCtcataaataaaatcatatatgtCATAATATGATAAATAGATAGAATATGGGGTTTCACCTTCTGGATGTGGTTAAACCCgtgtataaatatattattatagtgTTTGTGTTCTCACccatataatatattatcaatattCCTGTAACTACCTAAGactttttatccttttttcCCCAATGTTAAATCTTCTGAACCGAAGTTTATCAAAATACAACTACAGTTGCATATAATTGCGTAATATCGTACCCGATGTTAAAATGGTTGATCTTCGTCCAGATTTCGAAAACATTActcaatttttcttcttttaaggaCTGTCGAAACTATCCATACATGCCTTGTGACAAAATCTTCTGAAGTGATATATCTTTACCGAAGTTTATCAAAAGACAActataattgcgtacaatatcgTATAGTACCCAATGTTAAAATGGTTGATCTTCGTACAGATTTCGAAAGCGTTACTCAATGTTTCTTAGCTATGGGAATTGTCCCATATACATGCCTTGTGGCAAAATCTTCTGAAGTGATACATTTTCACTGAAGTAATAtcgtacaataattgcatataattggttttaaaacattggtagctaattagatactaatttagaaactatttaataataatagaaactaatttagtaaccaaaaattttttgtctctaaaatggtttctaatttagtcactatagcaactaattattattattattttaaattagtttttattttatgattttcttgtagtgattggtatataattagataccaaagttttagttacCAAATACTGtagattttaaaattggtacctaaaatcttagtagttaattagatatcaattacTTAATTAGATATGGtttagttaattagatatctatttagaaactagtttataaatttagaaactactttaaatatcaatattttttagtttctaaaatagtatataatttagtcaatacaatgactaattattattttttctttaaaattagtttttgtttaataattttttagtagtgaTAATATTGTTGGTATTGAAGTTGATGTGGAAAAGAAATTTAGATGTGAAACGTATCAAAGTCCTTCTTAAACTTTTGTATAGAAATTAGATCATTTGTGTACAAAAGATTGAAAGGGAGTAAAATTTACCccgattttcttttctttctgtaACTAGTATTATAATTATACTTGTTTAACAGAGAATGCCGCAAGGTTCTTGAAGACTTGTACTCTGTTTTTGTCTTACCTGCTATTGTAAACATTTTGGGGGATTAGTTTTCTATATGGCTATCTTTTTGAAAGACAATACTTAGATAGTACTAGGTCTAGTTTTTTATAGAATGTTGGAAGGTCCATGCTTTTTTTAGGGTGagagagttttttttataagagttgagttatttcttaaatatttttatattttttttttttttgataaaaaagatattataattataactatTAGTGTATCATACAACATGAATATGAGAAAATTTAAGGTGGTCGACTACTATTATCCATGATCTTAATTAATCTTTAcataaaatgtatttaaatttttaatttatgaagaaaaatgattgacatttttattttagatattaataggAACATGATGCGACTCTGTACGAACAAATAGTGCCATTACTACCAAATATATAGATTTTGAAGATTGCAGCTGGGTTTTGAAAGTTTGATCTGTATCGTAAGTATTAAATTGagcaaagaaagaaaaaataaaagcaacATAGTATGAGTTATTCTTGATTTCAAAATGAGAAAGCGCGCGTGttgaattgttttaaaagagtgCTATTATTATACATGCATGCATAGGCATTGTTATACGCAAACTGGTTGGTAGTGGTCCTTATATTAAAGAAGATGGAGAGTGTGACATTGAGTTTTACGACTACAGTGGTTATTCCTTGGACCACGTCCCCACTGTAAAgctatatatatgtatatatgtgtgAGTATATGTGAGAgttaaagagagaaagagagaaacaaAGAGCATCTTTTTCTGAACACATCTGGGAGAATTAGATAAAGAACGCTTTGCACCAAATCACAGTGAAAACACATTAACACTGAAAAACTACATGGCCTAGCTGCTGACTCATATACCAGAATCACTCGCCGCCAACAAAACCTCAAAAATCATAACTCACCTAAACCCTCCTAGCTGGAAGAacatcaaattcaaaaaaccaaaaataaatatCCGCATCAGATCATGACGATGAAGAAAGTAACATGTGGAAGCAAGAGACCCAAAAAAAGTAACTGTCACTGGGAAATAGGGATAGCCTCTTGATTCTCTCCTTGGACAGCAAACCTGCAAATTACAAAACAAAGGGTCATCAGAGAGCCATAGCAtgatgaaattattttgatgatGAAGATGAGATTACAATTACCACATCGATGATGAACTCTACGATGAATAGGGAGGCCTGCCACTACTAGAGTCCCTCGGTGCATTGCATCTGTAGCACTCCATTCTATTCGCGAAGTTATGCTCGTTGCATCCAGACCTTCACATTTTTAACCACATTACTGTTTTATTTACTCATActtctttttactttttattttaaatcatcctaatcataataacaataattataatcaTCATAAACAAAGAGACTAATTAatgactaaaaaaatataataaaacccTTAAATTTGCTTGGTactataataaatactaaacgAAGTGATATATATGTACCTGGTGCATATCCAGTCACCGGATTTCCAGCCAGGGCGGGCGGAGGAGCCGCCGCCGAAGCCGAAGGGTCTCATTCGGGTGATGTCGACGTCGTATGATCCGGTGGAGGAGTCCTCCTTGGAGACACCGCACTTGAAGCAGCTGGAGCGGCTGGCAAAGTTGTGGGCTCCACAGTTTCCGACGGTGCAGTACCAGTCACCGGGGCGAACATCAGGGCCAGTGGTGAAGCCAAACGAGGAAGAGCCTCTGCCTCCGAAGCCGCCGCCGTAGTCGCCACCACTCCTTGGCTCCCCGCATCGCTGGCATGATTCTCTTCTCTGGAAGTTCAGGTGGTTGCATGTTCTGCAGTTCCAATCTCCTGGTCTGCTCATTTTCCCTTCATAGTTTCCAAATACCACcatgcatatatatatagttagtTAGTTAGTATTCAAACAATTCCTCGTGTGTTTCTAACAGATTATTAAATCAGAATTACACAATTTCTCTTttgagaaaatataataaaacttaaATCACTTGGTGGTGCATGTAACTAAACAATGTTAACGTAGAAGAATGACAAAGTGCAGAAGGAAAGATGTGCATgggaaaagagaaagagaaacgttaaaattgaaaaaggaaGAACACTTTGAAGTGGGGAAAGAATAACATTCACCTCTGGAGaatgaatgagagtgaaaaaaaattgaaggtagtagtgagtgagtgagtggaAGTAGCTCAGGAGAGATGTTGTTGAACTGTGGTTATGGTGCAGATGAGTGCAGAGGCTGGGGTGGTTTATATACTGCCAATTAGGGCCTCGAAAATCGGGCAGATCGAAGTAAGTAGCAGGCCAGTGCAGGCAGAGCAACCGGTGGTTATTTCTTGTTTCCTTCAACTCAATGTGATATCATCATAAACTAAATTTGGTAAAAAGGTAAAAGGAATTTTTCAAGTGCCACTCCATACACACCATACATATTAATTGTATAATAAATAACACATTACAGAGATATACAAGATGTGAAGTACACAGTTTTGTGtgtgtattttatttatatagatagATATGCTAACAAAAGGGGATGTTATAAATAGTAAGTTGTGCAAAAATTGATTATGGAAATTATAACTAAGTTGTTCAACTTTGTCAAGCTGCTCTTTTTTGTCCCCACATAAAGCAAATTAGCATGCATTGTAACCTCTAAACACCACTATGGGCATTGCCCGTGCCCTGTCTTTTAAATGTTGTAGTCCATAAATGATAGCAGAAGACCTTTTTGACTGTGGATATGTGTTAATTGGACCCTCATTTATAGTGAAGTGGTGGGGGAAAGAAAAGATCACGATAAAATGGTCCTTATTATTACCTTACGATCACCCACCGCATGGTCTCTTTTAATTTTCCTCTTTTTGATGTCATTGATCAATGAGAGGAGTGGATAAGAAGGAGGGAAAAATTCATTGTTTATCACCAGACAAAATGAATATTCCTCATACTTCTAGGAAAACCTTAATATCAGAGATTGTTGACCCCAGTGCGTAGTGGACCAGCTTATTCccatattcataaataataattgtcAAGGAGGTGTCATGTCATCTCTTACTTTCAATATTATACTTTCAGAACCTGCCCTGGAGTTATAAGCCTCGTCACAAACTATGCATGCATGGTAAAAATCGCTGCtgcttttcatttttcaatattCCTCTTTTGTACTTGGGACTTAATTTCTTTATGGCGTAAGTCAAAAGGATTATAATATCACATAAACCCTCTTATGTAATCTTCACTAtcttgatattttatatatttaactcAACATTTGGCCTATGGCTATACCTACCTACTACCTAAATCTTGTACTATATTTCCCCTCCCTCTTACTAACCTAATTAATGATCAACATCATTTTCCAATCCTCCTTTACCAACCTTATTAAAAGAATTTCTCACATACTATAAAATCATTCTACAGAAaggaagttatatatatatatatatatatagatgtcATTTAATCCTGATGTTTAATTAAAGTGGTCCCGAATGCAAATAGTAGTTCATGTTTGGAGAAGTGTTGGTTACACATGCAGAACTTTATCCTAACCCAACCATAATGAGAGTGTTATAGTAATGATAGTGGCGACGAGATTTTGGACTAGGAAACATATAAATCTGTGTTAATGAATATTATAATGAAAAAATGGAGGATCACTCGTGCATGTCAGATGCTGAAGATCTAGAGGGTGAAATTATGTATAGCTCCAAGACGTAGGCGATGTTAAAGTAAAAGTTGCATGGGCATTACTTCAAGGAACGTCCTTGGTTCAAATTATTGCACTACGATGCCACTTAGTGAAAGAGAAACGATTCTCATTGATGACTAAATGTTGATTGGAATTGAAGGAATAGTTCAAAAATCAAAGCAAGGAGCAAAACTTGGTAGAGTTTCGATAAAGATAGTCGAAGTTGATGATGATGGAAGAGAAGTCTTCGAGGTTCAAATTTTGAccatcttttctttttctttttccccTTCGTTACACTGATATGGCTTTTTCGCTGTCATGTTCTTTTCATTCCTCATTATCGCATATTCTCTCACTCTTTTTTCCTTCTCTCTCTCCGTGAGAAAGAAAGGAGATTAGCTACAGTGAATAACAGCAAAGAGGGAAAAACATATAGCTCGAAAAAccccaaaaaaaataaaaagaaggaaATCTTAAAACTAATAGAAATCACCCACCATTTTTCTTGGGGAATGGTAAAGAAGGCTGTAGCAAGCTGTGAAAGCAAAAAGAAAGGGGAGGGAGAGTACTGATTCGATTCTCTTATTGGGAAATGCTTCCATGCATCACCAAACCCATCTAACGTATACTTCTCTATAATCTTTACTTTATCTTTTAATCTtatcttattatatatatatatatatatatatatatacatatacaccACAAACAACAGATATATCTATCTATTTTATTCTCATTTCCTACACATCaacaattttcaaatttatatcaGAATATCAGAAACACAGATTATGTATATGTATGTGAGTGTGTGTACATATACTTGGTTATATCAGTGTTATAGCAGAAAAAACAAGGAAGAGACAGAGACATTACATGCACTTTGATTTGAGAAAATTTCCAGTTTTACAGTATCATGTAAAGCGACAAATTACCGTATGTAGTACAGTAGTTTTAACTGTTTCCGAATTTGTCTTCATATGATTTATGGTACAACACACACAAACCCAATTATgaatatttgaaaatttaattagAATAAGAATGTATGTATTATTAGAGCTACATATATATAATTCGTTTTTTATGGTTGCATGCACGTGAGTTGGTAGAAAGACATGAGTGACGCCATCAGAATGATAaaagttttctcttttcttttactttttagaCCTCCAATATCTTTTATAATATGCTCTGAGAGTCCCCAAATGTCCAtcttcttttattatatatatatagaaatattttgtacatgtaaaaataataatggaaTTTTTTCACTTAAACTCCAACAAAGAAGATTATTAtataaagatagaaaaaaaatgagactTAAAAGTCGTTAAATAAGTTGTGAaaccaaattttgaaattattaataCATTTCAATTAATAAGagtatgttaaaaaaaatgagtaaGAAAGTGTTCAAATAT harbors:
- the LOC137822650 gene encoding RNA-binding protein involved in heterochromatin assembly dri1-like, producing MSRPGDWNCRTCNHLNFQRRESCQRCGEPRSGGDYGGGFGGRGSSSFGFTTGPDVRPGDWYCTVGNCGAHNFASRSSCFKCGVSKEDSSTGSYDVDITRMRPFGFGGGSSARPGWKSGDWICTRSGCNEHNFANRMECYRCNAPRDSSSGRPPYSS